A portion of the Pseudorasbora parva isolate DD20220531a chromosome 1, ASM2467924v1, whole genome shotgun sequence genome contains these proteins:
- the LOC137079656 gene encoding histone H1-like: protein MAETAPAPAAAAPAKSPKKKSAAKAKKAGPGVGELIVKAVSASKERSGVSLAALKKALAAGGYDVEKNNSRVKIAVKSLVTKGALVQVKGTGASGSFKLNKQQAETKKKPAKKAAPKAKKPAAKKPAAAKKPKAAAAKKPKAAKKSPKKAKKPAATAAKKATKSPKKAKKPAAAKAAKSPKKAKAAKPKAAKPKAAKPKRAAPKKR from the coding sequence atggCAGAAACCGCCCCAGCCCCGGCTGCTGCCGCCCCGGCCAAATCGCCCAAGAAGAAGTCCGCAGCGAAAGCCAAGAAAGCAGGTCCAGGCGTCGGCGAGCTCATCGTCAAGGCTGTGTCCGCGTCGAAGGAGAGGAGCGGTGTGTCCCTGGCCGCCCTGAAGAAAGCGCTCGCTGCCGGCGGCTACGATGTGGAGAAGAACAACTCCCGCGTCAAGATCGCCGTCAAGAGTCTGGTGACTAAAGGCGCCCTGGTGCAGGTCAAAGGGACCGGGGCCTCCGGCTCCTTCAAGCTCAACAAGCAGCAAGCCGAGACCAAGAAGAAACCCGCCAAGAAAGCGGCTCCTAAAGCGAAGAAGCCCGCAGCCAAGAAACCCGCGGCCGCTAAGAAGCCCAAAGCTGCAGCAGCAAAGAAGCCCAAAGCCGCGAAGAAATCACCGAAGAAGGCCAAGAAACCCGCCGCCACAGCCGCTAAGAAGGCGACGAAGAGCCCCAAGAAGGCAAAGAAGCCAGCAGCCGCTAAAGCAGCCAAAAGCCCTAAAAAGGCCAAGGCGGCTAAACCTAAAGCAGCAAAGCCTAAGGCCGCCAAGCCTAAAAGGGCAGCTCCCAAAAAGAGATAA
- the LOC137079964 gene encoding histone H2A-like — protein MSGRGKTGGKARAKAKTRSSRAGLQFPVGRVHRLLRKGNYAQRVGAGAPVYLAAVLEYLTAEILELAGNAARDNKKTRIIPRHLQLAVRNDEELNKLLGGVTIAQGGVLPNIQAVLLPKKTEKPAKSK, from the coding sequence ATGAGTGGAAGAGGCAAAACCGGCGGAAAGGCTCGCGCCAAGGCCAAGACTCGCTCTTCTAGGGCGGGACTGCAGTTCCCCGTCGGCCGTGTCCACAGGCTTCTCCGTAAAGGCAACTATGCTCAGCGCGTCGGTGCCGGTGCTCCGGTTTATTTGGCCGCTGTGCTCGAATATCTCACCGCTGAGATCCTGGAGTTGGCTGGAAACGCCGCTCGGGACAACAAGAAGACCCGTATCATTCCTCGACACCTGCAGCTGGCGGTGCGCAATGACGAGGAGCTGAACAAGCTTCTGGGTGGCGTGACCATCGCTCAGGGCGGCGTGCTGCCCAACATTCAGGCCGTGCTGCTGCCCAAGAAGACCGAGAAGCCCGCCAAGTCCAAATAA
- the LOC137079719 gene encoding histone H3, with translation MARTKQTARKSTGGKAPRKQLATKAARKSAPATGGVKKPHRYRPGTVALREIRRYQKSTELLIRKLPFQRLVREIAQDFKTDLRFQSSAVMALQEASEAYLVGLFEDTNLCAIHAKRVTIMPKDIQLARRIRGERA, from the coding sequence ATGGCGAGAACCAAGCAGACCGCTCGTAAGTCCACCGGAGGAAAAGCCCCGAGGAAGCAGCTGGCTACTAAAGCCGCCCGTAAGAGCGCTCCAGCTACCGGTGGCGTTAAGAAGCCTCACCGTTACAGGCCCGGTACCGTGGCGCTGAGAGAGATTCGCCGTTATCAGAAATCCACTGAGCTGCTGATCCGCAAACTGCCCTTCCAGCGGCTGGTGAGAGAAATCGCTCAGGATTTCAAGACGGATCTGCGCTTCCAGAGCTCCGCTGTCATGGCCCTGCAGGAGGCTAGCGAGGCTTATTTGGTGGGTCTGTTTGAGGACACCAATCTGTGCGCCATCCACGCCAAGAGAGTCACCATCATGCCCAAAGACATCCAGCTGGCCCGCCGCATCCGCGGAGAGCGCGCTTAG
- the LOC137080092 gene encoding histone H2B-like produces MPEPAKSAPKKGSKKAVTKTAGKSGKKRKRSRKESYAIYVYKVLKQVHPDTGISSKAMGIMNSFVNDIFERIAGEASRLAHYNKRSTITSREIQTAVRLLLPGELAKHAVSEGTKAVTKYTSSK; encoded by the coding sequence ATGCCTGAGCCAGCGAAGTCCGCGCCCAAGAAGGGCTCGAAGAAGGCCGTCACTAAAACCGCCGGCAAGAGCGGAAAGAAGCGCAAGAGGTCCAGGAAGGAGAGCTACGCTATCTACGTGTACAAAGTCCTGAAGCAGGTTCATCCCGACACCGGCATCTCCTCCAAGGCGATGGGAATCATGAACTCTTTCGTCAACGACATCTTCGAGCGCATCGCCGGTGAAGCGTCTCGTCTCGCTCACTACAACAAGCGCTCCACCATCACATCGAGAGAGATCCAGACCGCCGTGCGTCTGCTGCTGCCCGGGGAGCTGGCCAAACACGCCGTGTCTGAGGGCACAAAGGCTGTGACCAAATACACCAGCTCAAAGTAA